AGGGGGCtcccgggggcagccgggcccTGCCGAGGGCTCTCCTCAGCCGGGGCCCAACCGGGAGCCCCCGGGGCCGCTCGGCTGCGCCGGGAACCCCTGGCCCGGCTCCGGAGGCGCTTCCGGGCCTTCCAAATGCGGGTGGCCAGCAgggtggctgtgctggccaCCAGCACGACAAGCGTGGGGAGCAGGAAACCCATGGCTCCGTCCATGTCCCATTGTGGCCGTAGTTGGAGCCAGGGGGTGGAGGCACGTGTCCTGCAGAGACACCGTGCTGACGTCACAGCGCTGCAGGTGCGACACCTGTGTGACATCACAGCCCCAGAGCACCGTAGGGCTGAGGGGCTCCATGTGGGCACTGGTGGCCCTCTGGAGCAGAACAGATGGAAAGATTCTCAGCCAAGTAGGACGCAgtgatgaggaggaggatggtcTCACCTCCTGGCTGACAGAGCCAACCAGGGACATGGATTGTTCCATGGGACACTGCAGAGTGCTAGAGGAGGAAAAGCTCTCAGCAACCACCAAACccatctctgtgttatccacAGCATGCCCATCCTGAATCCAAACCCAGGGATGTGCTAcacactgcaaagaaaattaactctgtgaATCCTACTAAAAGCAAACAACCAAACCcctgaggcagagcagcagaagtgtTTTCTGTGGAGCGTGTTGGTGATGGAGAACTGCCCCAAGATAGAATTTAGCAAAGGACAGGGGCAGACTGGATATCGGTGACATCCCACATGGCACAGGGCCGGAATGTCATCTCCATTGGAGCACCTGATATCCTACACCAGTTGTGGCACTGCTGCACAATGCCATCTTCTCTGTGTGGTCACAGATGGTCCTGGAGGGTGGCACCATTATCATGGGTTGAGCATGGGCTGCTCCTGTCTGACTGGTTTGATGTCTGGGATAAGACCAAGAGTACTGGAGATGATGGAAGGTGGTGGATGCTGGTTTTGGGCTGTTAGGAAGAGTTTGGATCCCATCCCCCCCAGCTCCCGGAGACAGTGTCTATGgaatcgtggaatggtttgggtgggaagggtccagctgggagcaggtgTAGGCTGAAGGTATGGCTGGGCAAGGCCCAGTGGGAGTAGGGAATGGGgctggctggagagcagctgggacCCAGTTGGGAGGTGCTGGTGACTCCTGGCCAGAGATGGAGTCACAAAATCGGGACTGGAATCAGCtgcaaccccccccccccctcacacacacacacacacacacacacacaccactcCCTGGGGATTTCCGGGGGGAATGCAACTGGTGGCCTGAGGCAGCTGCTAATTGGGATTGTAATAATCAAATGGAGATAATTGCATCTGATTAATGCCATGAGAACTTGTGTGGGGATCACAGGGAAGCACAGGAATGTGGCCAGAGGAAGAAACCCATGGCCACTGGGGAAAGGCTTTGTTGGTGTCCAGGGGGGAATTGACTCCGTGGAGTTTGGGTGAGGCTGTGCTTGTGTGTGgtgctggggaagagaaggagaggagCTGAGTTCATGGAATTAAGCAGGAAGGAAGACAGAAGGGCTGTGAGCTGTGTTTTCTCCCAGGgacacacacgcacacagacacacagggacaTGCTGGAATGGCACTTTATTACGCCATGGCAGGGTCCAGGGTGTCTTGATGGCATCAGTAGGTGCTGAAGATGGCCTGGATGTGCTCCCAGTTTTTTGGCTTGTAGGTTCCAACCCCTGTGGCACAAGGATGAGTGAGGCTGGGACATGGAGACCCCCAAGCACAGTCCCTTGTGCCCCACACCCCTGCCAAGTGCCCACCTTCCTGGAGGGGACTCCAGCAGCTGAAGAACTGCCAGTAGGTTCTTTCAGTTTCATTCCCAGCCAGCCCATGGATGGAGGTCACAAAGGGACCCAGGTTTGTCTCCTTTATCGTGAAGCTGCCAGCAAAGGGAGTGGTCTCAGAGCTGGGTGGGCTGATGCAAATCCCTCCCCTTCTCTCCCAGCCTCTGTCTCTCACCAGAAGATGTCGGGTTTCTCATCCCTTGCCACCTCCATCACCCGGAGCAGCTTGGAGTTATCTGGTACACACACCGAGGTGGAGTAGTGGAAGTAATTCTTCAGTGTGTTGGTGATGGAGAACTGCACCGTGATGGCAGCTGTGGGTGGGCACCCCCACGTGTCATCCCCACGGGCCTGGTTCCAGGTTGGAACCCCGATTGTCCCCAGCTTTGGGGACAGGAGCAACTGTTGGCTCGGGGCCATTCCATTGgtggcagcacagccccagctaCCTGTGTTCAGGTAGGACTTGCCCATGAGGGGAGGCAGCACCTGGGCTATGGCCATGGGCTGCTGGTAGTCGTGGCTGTAGACCATGCTGAAGGCCTGGGCACGGTCCCACTTCCGAGGGGCATAAAACTCACCCGAGGTCTCCAGAGCCTGTGGAGGAGATGGAAGGTGGCACAAGCAGCCTGGGAGAGGAACTGtgaccccacagcccctcttcatacctgcagggccagccccaTGCTGTAGATATTCCCGATCATGCCATTCCTCCTCTCTTGCTCATCCAGGAAATCGTTGGTCTCTGCCTTTAGTGCTTCATGTATCAGATCCTGCTTGTCTGTGTGGTTGTAGGCGCAAACCAGCGCCAGTACTGCCATGGCCCGGGTGTCTGTGGGATCCTGGTGTCACTGCCAGCACCCTGGAGACACCTCTGGGAGTggaggggacatggaggggctggagggttCCCTTACCCACAATGAGGGAGCTCCCAGAgttcagcagctcctcagccacAGCCTCGACTGCATCTTGGATGTCGTATTCCTTCACCAGGCACAGGGCCAGGATGTCCAGGCTCTCACTGTACCAGGTGATCACTGCAAGGCAAAGAGGAGTGAGCTCATGGGGTGCAGCCAGGGGGACACCCCCGAGTCCCCCCAGTCCTGCCCTCATGTCCCTGTGTACCATTTTTGCTGATCTCCTCATTCATTTTCTGCTTCAGGATGGGGATCAGGTTGACGGTCTTCCCCATGGCATGGACATGCCGAGGGTCctggcaggaggagaggagggcGAGGACATGCAGAGCCACCTGTCCTGAGGACATGTCTGTGGGGACAAGAGGACAGAGTGGTGGGATGGAATGTGGCATCCTGAAAGCTGGCGGTGCCAAGCCCACAGCACGGGGTCAGCTGGGATCAGATGCAACCCCTTCTCTGCCCTGGGttctcctcctgtcccttcccCACCTGTCTGGGCTCTCTCCACTGCCTCCTTCTTTATCTCATGTAGCAGCCAGCTGTGGACGTGGCCATGGGTGGCTCCAGCCAGGTTCATGGCCAGCAGGATGCTGGGGTTCGGTGGTTTGTCAAACTCAACGGATTTCTTCATGCGGTGCAGCAGCTTCTGGAGCAGGTGGTGGTGGGTGACTGCAGCCTGGCACACCTGTGCCACTGAGGGCAGGTCACCAGGAGCACTGTGCATCATCCACTCGTCCCCCTGCAGTGTCACCGGTCTGTTGGCACTGCCACTGCAGGAGTGACACTCAACACAGCCCTGCGTGACCATGGCACTGGTCAGGGCCAGCAGGGCCCCGATGCTGTAAGCCATGCTGGGCATCCTCTGTCCTCTGGAGAGCTGATCCACTCTGGGCAGCAGAGTCCCGTGGACACTCATctctccagctgtgcctcctGCTTTTATCTGCTCCTGGTGCCATCCTGAGGTCACTTGCCCGCCCACTCCTGCTGTGGCACAGTCACCATGGGTTGAGCATGGGCTGCTCCTGTCTGACTGGTTTGATGTCTGGGATAAGACCAAGAGTACTGGAGATGATGGAAGGTGGTGGATGCTGGTTTTGGGCTGTTAGGAAGAGTTTGGATCCCATCCCCCCCAGCTCCCGGAGACAGTGTCTATGgaatcgtggaatggtttgggtgggaagggtccagctgggagcaggtgTAGGCTGAAGGTATGGCTGGGCAAGGCCCAGTGGGAGTAGGGAATGGGgctggctggagagcagctgggacCCAGTTGGGAGGTGCTGGTGACCCCTGGCCAGAGATGGAGTCACAAAATCGGGACTGGAATCAGCtgcaaccccccccccccctcacacacacacacacacacacacaccactcCCTGGGGATTTCCGGGGGGAATGCAACTGGTGGCCTGAGGCAGCTGCTAATTGGGATTGTAATAATCAAATGGAGATAATTGCATCTGATTAATGCCATGAGAACTTGTGTGGGGATCACAGGGAAGCACAGGAATGTGGCCAGAGGAAGAAACCCATGGCCACTGGGGAAAGGCTTTGTTGGTGTCCAGGGGGGAATTGACTCCGTGGAGTTTGGGTGAGGCTGTGCTTGTGTGTGgtgctggggaagagaaggagaggagCTGAGTTCATGGAATTAAGCAGGAAGGAAGACAGAAGGGCTGTGAGCTGTGTTTTCTCCCAGGgacacacacgcacacagacacacagggacaTGCTGGAATGGCACTTTATTACGCCATGGCAGGGTCCAGGGTGTCTTGATGGCATCAGTAGGTGCTGAAGATGGCCTGGATGTGCTCCCCATCGTGTGGTTTGTAGGTTCCGAcccctgtggcacagggatGAGTGAGGCTGGGACATGGAGatccccccagccccatccctgggccCCTGCCCCACCTTCCTCGAGAGCATTCCCAGCACTGAGGAACTGCCAGTACGTCCTGTCATCcttgctgccagccagcccGTGGATGGAGGTCACATAGGGACCCCAGGATGTCTGCTCTGTCTGGAAACTGTGGGAGAGTTGAGGGAGCTCACTCCTGGATGGGGAAATGCCAAATCCCATCTCCAAAGGCACCCTGGCTCTCACCTGAAGGTTTGGGGGTTCTCTTCTGCTGCTACCTCCATCACCCGGAGCAGAGTGGAGCCACTTGGGACTGTCACTGTGGTGGAGTAGTGGAAGTGTTTTCCCTGGAGCTTGTTGGTGATGGAGTAATGCACCTGGAtggaggctgtgcagggagagagcagcagggtgGGCACCTGGCACACCCCCAGCAGGCACATAATCCCGGAAGGGTCTGGGGGGACTCCAGGTGGGATCAGTGTACCTCTGGGAATGCCACGTGTCCCCAGCTTTGGGGACAGGGGCAACTGTCGGCTTGGGAACATATCCTTGGTGGCAGCACAGTCCAGGCCAGCCACATCCAGGTAGGACCTGCCcaccagggctggcagcacctgGGCCATGGCCATGGGCTGTTGGTAGTCGGCGTACACCACGGAGAAGGCTTGGGCACAGTCCCACTTCCGTGGGGCGTAAAACTTCCTTGTGGCCTCCAGCGCCTGTGGAGCAGGTGGGAATGACACAGCTGGGAATGGGACAAGGTGGCCATGATGCCACACTCCCCTGGCACCTCCCCTAcctgcagggccagccccaTGCTGTAGATGTTCCCAATCATGCCATTCCTTTTCTCCTGCTCATCCAGGAAGCTGTTGCTCACTGTCCAAAGTGCCTGCTGGAGCAGTTGCTGCACGTCCTGGAGCTCCACGTAGTTGTAGACGCAGCTCAGCGCCAGTGCCACCATGGCCCGCGTGTCTGTGGGATGATCCTGGAGTCACCGCCAAGGCTCGGGATAGTCCCCAGGAATGGGaatgtgggagcagaggggttCCTTACCCACGGAGAGGTGTCTCTCAGggctcagcagctgcttggCCAGGGCCACCGATGGTCCTTGAGCGCCGCCTGCCTCAGCCAGGCACAGGGCCAGGGTGTCCAGGGCCAAGCTGTACAGGGTAGTGTTGGGAACCCCCTCGGCCTCTGAAAGCAAAGAGTGGCAAGATAACAGGgtgtggggacagtgacaccCCCAGGCCCCCAGATTCCAACAAACCCAGTTTGGCCATCTCCTCAtctgttttctgctgcaggACACGGATCAGGTCGAGTGTCTGCTCCAGGGCATGGACATGCTGGGGATCctggcaggaggagaggagggcaAGGACGTGCAGAGCCACTTGTCCCGAGGTCATGTCTGTGGGGACAGGAGGACAGCCGGGCTGGGCACCCAAAGAACAGGCAGAAACCTGGTCCCCCAAGAGCTGGtgccttccctcctttccttcctccttcctacCTTTCTGGGCTCTCCTCACTGCCTCCTCCTTGAtctcctggagcagccactTGTGGATGGGACCATCGCTGTCCCCCCCGGCCAGGTTCATGGCCAGCAGGACACTGGGATTCGCTGCCTCCTCAAAATTTACAGATCCCTCCAAgcgctggagcagctgggagacCATGTCCT
This genomic stretch from Cinclus cinclus chromosome 6, bCinCin1.1, whole genome shotgun sequence harbors:
- the LOC134045683 gene encoding cobalamin binding intrinsic factor-like, which encodes MFGTALGIGVLLALVGCTATEGCVAPQDMVSQLLQRLEGSVNFEEAANPSVLLAMNLAGGDSDGPIHKWLLQEIKEEAVRRAQKDMTSGQVALHVLALLSSCQDPQHVHALEQTLDLIRVLQQKTDEEMAKLEAEGVPNTTLYSLALDTLALCLAEAGGAQGPSVALAKQLLSPERHLSVDTRAMVALALSCVYNYVELQDVQQLLQQALWTVSNSFLDEQEKRNGMIGNIYSMGLALQALEATRKFYAPRKWDCAQAFSVVYADYQQPMAMAQVLPALVGRSYLDVAGLDCAATKDMFPSRQLPLSPKLGTRGIPRASIQVHYSITNKLQGKHFHYSTTVTVPSGSTLLRVMEVAAEENPQTFSFQTEQTSWGPYVTSIHGLAGSKDDRTYWQFLSAGNALEEGVGTYKPHDGEHIQAIFSTY
- the LOC134045031 gene encoding cobalamin binding intrinsic factor-like, whose translation is MSVHGTLLPRVDQLSRGQRMPSMAYSIGALLALTSAMVTQGCVECHSCSGSANRPVTLQGDEWMMHSAPGDLPSVAQVCQAAVTHHHLLQKLLHRMKKSVEFDKPPNPSILLAMNLAGATHGHVHSWLLHEIKKEAVERAQTDMSSGQVALHVLALLSSCQDPRHVHAMGKTVNLIPILKQKMNEEISKNGTQGHEVITWYSESLDILALCLVKEYDIQDAVEAVAEELLNSGSSLIVDTRAMAVLALVCAYNHTDKQDLIHEALKAETNDFLDEQERRNGMIGNIYSMGLALQALETSGEFYAPRKWDRAQAFSMVYSHDYQQPMAIAQVLPPLMGKSYLNTGSWGCAATNGMAPSQQLLLSPKLGTIGVPTWNQARGDDTWGCPPTAAITVQFSITNTLKNYFHYSTSVCVPDNSKLLRVMEVARDEKPDIFCFTIKETNLGPFVTSIHGLAGNETERTYWQFFSCWSPLQEGVGTYKPKNWEHIQAIFSTY